A part of Caloenas nicobarica isolate bCalNic1 chromosome 10, bCalNic1.hap1, whole genome shotgun sequence genomic DNA contains:
- the HYKK gene encoding hydroxylysine kinase isoform X1 yields the protein MSSGNGGQPQTLTKPALGEQEAAELVDRVFGLKVSWIGPLPSYDDQNFHVRVSRDRGAAGGADEYVLKITNSEDSREPDLIEAQTQAMMFLNAEGFPSATPRLTKDGTIMSLESGERLRKYMVRLLTYLPGTPVAKIATNAQIFYEIGKLAASLDKALSEKFHHPSAKSLHRGQFIWNLANVPLLDQYIYALGQNKYREVVEQVIEQFKGKVIPKLSSFRACINHGDLNDHNILVDSSSASPQHPEYRVSGILDFSDMSYGYYVFEVAIAIMYMMIESPDPLRVGGHVLAGFESVVPLSGEERAALFLLVSGRFAQSLIIAAHTALLYPQNREYLMVTARTGWKHLMKMFEVGQEAVERTWFETARAYVNPAPAPQVGGC from the exons ATGTCTTCTGGAAACGGCGGCCAACCCCAGACACTGACCAAACCGGCACTTGGTGAACAAGAAGCAGCTGAGCTGGTTGACAGGGTGTTTGGGTTAAAGGTGTCCTGGATCGGGCCGCTCCCCAGCTACGATGATCAGAATTTCCATGTGCGTGTCTCCAGAGACAGAGGCGCGGCTGGAGGGGCTGACGAGTACGTCCTCAAAATCACCAATTCGGAGGACAGCCGGGAGCCCGACCTCATCGAAGCACAGACCCAGGCCATGATGTTCCTCAACGCCGAGGGCTTTCCTTCAGCTACGCCTCGTCTTACAAAAGATGGTACCATAATGTCTCTGGAGTCAGGTGAGCGATTACGA AAGTACATGGTCAGACTGCTGACGTACCTGCCAGGTACACCGGTAGCAAAAATTGCTACAAATGCTCAGATTTTCTACGAGATCGGTAAACTAGCTGCCAGTTTGGATAAAGCGCTCTCAGAG aaattcCATCATCCATCAGCAAAAAGTCTGCATCGAGGTCAGTTCATTTGGAACCTGGCAAATGTTCCTCTTCTAGATCAGTACATTTATGCCTTGGGCCAGAACAAATACCGTGAAGTTGTGGAGCAAGTTATTGAGCAGTTCAAAGGGAAAGTGATACCCAAACTAAGCAGTTTTCGAGCCT GTATCAACCACGGAGATCTCAATGACCACAATATTCTCGTTGACTCCAGTTCTGCTTCCCCGCAGCATCCTGAGTACAGGGTGTCCGGCATCCTGGATTTCAGCGACATGAGTTACGGCTACTACGTGTTTGAAGTGGCGATAGCCATCATGTACATGATGATCGAGAGCCCGGATCCCCTGCGGGTTGGCGGGCACGTCCTGGCCGGGTTCGAGAGCGTTGTGCCCCTCAGCGGGGAGGAGAGAGCCGCGCTGTTCCTGCTGGTGAGCGGGCGCTTCGCCCAGTCCCTCATCATCGCCGCGCACACGGCCCTGCTGTACCCCCAGAACCGGGAGTACCTCATGGTCACGGCCCGGACGGGCTGGAAGCACTTAATGAAGATGTTTGAGGTGGGACAGGAGGCCGTGGAGAGGACGTGGTTCGAGACTGCCCGAGCATATGTGAACCCCGCGCCTGCCCCGCAGGTGGGCGGCTGCTGA
- the HYKK gene encoding hydroxylysine kinase isoform X2: protein MSSGNGGQPQTLTKPALGEQEAAELVDRVFGLKVSWIGPLPSYDDQNFHVRVSRDRGAAGGADEYVLKITNSEDSREPDLIEAQTQAMMFLNAEGFPSATPRLTKDGTIMSLESASGCGNKKYMVRLLTYLPGTPVAKIATNAQIFYEIGKLAASLDKALSEKFHHPSAKSLHRGQFIWNLANVPLLDQYIYALGQNKYREVVEQVIEQFKGKVIPKLSSFRACINHGDLNDHNILVDSSSASPQHPEYRVSGILDFSDMSYGYYVFEVAIAIMYMMIESPDPLRVGGHVLAGFESVVPLSGEERAALFLLVSGRFAQSLIIAAHTALLYPQNREYLMVTARTGWKHLMKMFEVGQEAVERTWFETARAYVNPAPAPQVGGC from the exons ATGTCTTCTGGAAACGGCGGCCAACCCCAGACACTGACCAAACCGGCACTTGGTGAACAAGAAGCAGCTGAGCTGGTTGACAGGGTGTTTGGGTTAAAGGTGTCCTGGATCGGGCCGCTCCCCAGCTACGATGATCAGAATTTCCATGTGCGTGTCTCCAGAGACAGAGGCGCGGCTGGAGGGGCTGACGAGTACGTCCTCAAAATCACCAATTCGGAGGACAGCCGGGAGCCCGACCTCATCGAAGCACAGACCCAGGCCATGATGTTCCTCAACGCCGAGGGCTTTCCTTCAGCTACGCCTCGTCTTACAAAAGATGGTACCATAATGTCTCTGGAGTCAG CTAGTGGATGTGGGAACAAGAAGTACATGGTCAGACTGCTGACGTACCTGCCAGGTACACCGGTAGCAAAAATTGCTACAAATGCTCAGATTTTCTACGAGATCGGTAAACTAGCTGCCAGTTTGGATAAAGCGCTCTCAGAG aaattcCATCATCCATCAGCAAAAAGTCTGCATCGAGGTCAGTTCATTTGGAACCTGGCAAATGTTCCTCTTCTAGATCAGTACATTTATGCCTTGGGCCAGAACAAATACCGTGAAGTTGTGGAGCAAGTTATTGAGCAGTTCAAAGGGAAAGTGATACCCAAACTAAGCAGTTTTCGAGCCT GTATCAACCACGGAGATCTCAATGACCACAATATTCTCGTTGACTCCAGTTCTGCTTCCCCGCAGCATCCTGAGTACAGGGTGTCCGGCATCCTGGATTTCAGCGACATGAGTTACGGCTACTACGTGTTTGAAGTGGCGATAGCCATCATGTACATGATGATCGAGAGCCCGGATCCCCTGCGGGTTGGCGGGCACGTCCTGGCCGGGTTCGAGAGCGTTGTGCCCCTCAGCGGGGAGGAGAGAGCCGCGCTGTTCCTGCTGGTGAGCGGGCGCTTCGCCCAGTCCCTCATCATCGCCGCGCACACGGCCCTGCTGTACCCCCAGAACCGGGAGTACCTCATGGTCACGGCCCGGACGGGCTGGAAGCACTTAATGAAGATGTTTGAGGTGGGACAGGAGGCCGTGGAGAGGACGTGGTTCGAGACTGCCCGAGCATATGTGAACCCCGCGCCTGCCCCGCAGGTGGGCGGCTGCTGA